The Helianthus annuus cultivar XRQ/B chromosome 16, HanXRQr2.0-SUNRISE, whole genome shotgun sequence genome includes a window with the following:
- the LOC110915276 gene encoding uncharacterized protein LOC110915276 encodes MTSHGASGKPWKPKVTLESYLNLEHMDAISPHMLRKILTIHGFKSFNVPKDDLLDAVRSIELMDAHHSTLQSDVSSNAFLSLNDVIRDLSLLHWQECCITNIETINSVTDFGEEPLPKRLKTNCNRNTVVNGPDTFGLQKQIINKNSTMGRTSTKRSDRVKKSPTKWKDFVMGADTVDPLAISKAKQERLHVYSRRGKGEVSKSS; translated from the exons ATGACATCACACGGAGCATCAGGAAAGCCGTGGAAGCCAAAGGTTACGCTAGAGAGTTACCTCAATTTGGAGCATATGGACGCCATCTCCCCTCACATGCTTCGAAAG ATACTTACGATACATGGATTCAAAAGCTTCAATGTTCCAAAG GATGATTTATTAGATGCGGTGAGATCAATTGAGCTGATGGATGCGCACCACTCAACTCTGCAAAGTGATGTTTCTTCAAACGCGTTCCTGAGTCTGAATGATGTAATCAGAGACCTCTCACTTCTGCATTGGCAAGAATGCTGCATCACGAATATTGAAACCATCAACTCAGTGACTGATTTTGGAGAAGAACCGTTACCTAAACGTTTGAAGACTAACTGCAACCGCAATACTGTTGTGAATGGACCTGATACATTTGGCTTACAAAAGCAGATTATAAACAAGAACTCTACAATGGGCCGCACATCAACTAAGAGGAGTGATCGGGTCAAGAAATCTCCAACCAAATGGAAGGATTTTGTGATGGGAGCTGATACGGTTGATCCCTTAGCTATCTCTAAAGCTAAGCAGGAACGACTACATGTTTATTCTAGAAGGGGCAAAGGTGAAGTTTCTAAAAGTAGCTAA
- the LOC110915275 gene encoding phosphatidylinositol transfer protein 3, giving the protein MANMLRRWRGQNQRECEPVDHDKMIKDLRTAIGPLSGRAKKFCTDACLRRYLEARNWNLEKAKKMLEETLEWRSTYKPEEIRWDEVAHEGETGKVSRANFVDRSGRPVLIMRPGKQNTKTGDGNVRHLVYLIENAILNLPKGQEQMTWLIDFTGFSMSASNIQMKTSRDIVNVLQNHYPERLAIIVLYNPPKIFQPFFKVLSYFIDPKTYLKIKFVYPSDKASIEVIKSYFDTENLPSEFGGNANFNLKYDHEEFSKLMAEDDIKTARFWDSESERVEETNANAHCVTPLEPETL; this is encoded by the exons ATGGCAAACATGTTAAGAAGATGGCGTGGTCAAAACCAACGCGAATGTGAGCCCGTGGATCATGATAAGATG ATCAAAGACCTTAGGACTGCTATCGGGCCCCTATCTGGGCGTGCCAAAAAGTTCTGTACGGATGCATGCTTAAGAAGGTACTTAGAAGCTCGAAACTGGAATCTTGAAAAAGCTAAGAAGATGTTGGAGGAAACGCTTGAATGGAGATCAACCTATAAACCTGAGGAAATTCGTTGG GATGAAGTAGCACATGAAGGAGAAACCGGTAAAGTTTCAAGAGCTAATTTTGTTGATCGATCTGGAAGGCCCGTCCTCATTATGAGGCCAGGGAAGCAG AATACTAAAACAGGTGATGGAAATGTTCGTCATCTAGTATATCTGATTGAAAACGCGATTTTAAACCTCCCCAAAGGCCAAGAACAAATGACTTGGTTGATCGATTTCACAGGATTTTCGATGAGCGCATCAAATATTCAGATGAAAACATCTCGGGATATTGTGAACGTGCTACAAAACCATTACCCCGAGAGACTTGCCATTATCGTTCTCTACAATCCTCCAAAAATATTTCAACCATTTTTTAAG GTTTTAAGTTACTTCATAGACCCGAAGACATATCTCAAGATAAAATTTGTTTACCCGAGTGATAAAGCTAGTATCGAGGTTATAAAGTCGTATTTTGATACTGAAAATCTTCCAAGCGAGTTTGGAGGAAATGCTAACTTCAACTTGAAATATGATCATGAAGAGTTTTCAAAACTAATGGCTGAGGATGATATCAAAACCGCGAGGTTCTGGGATTCTGAGAGTGAGCGGGTTGAGGAGACAAACGCGAACGCTCATTGTGTCACGCCTTTAGAGCCCGAAACGCTGTAA